The Argopecten irradians isolate NY chromosome 4, Ai_NY, whole genome shotgun sequence genome has a window encoding:
- the LOC138322550 gene encoding zinc transporter ZIP10-like, with the protein MAAIFVFFTMERLLSIITNLKQNRKKTKPVFEKTSNHLDDEQTIIPLTDGCGAMPVIDLDCKEQVIGIHPAQKALNNFFESSLEKCSLEHKTYNTNGFVDEVNSSDALCRSTHGHSHVLPTTVASLAWMVLLGDGVHNLCDGLAIGAAFSSSITGGISTSVAIFCHELPHEIGDFAVLLKAGMTVKQALVYSTVSTALAFIGMVIGVLIGNIGDSITWVYISVAGMFLYIALVDMLPELTIVDIKQGENPLFHLVLQVMGMILGVSILLLIALYEKNLMNIMEPV; encoded by the exons ATGGCggccatttttgttttcttcacCATGGAGAGACTGTTATCTATTATTACCAACCTTAAACAAAATCGAAAGAAG ACAAAACCTGTGTTTGAGAAGACTTCAAATCACCTAGATGATGAACAGACGATTATTCCATTGACCGATGGGTGTGGTGCCATGCCTGTCATTGATCTCGACTGTAAAGAACAAGTCATTGGCATACATCCAGCACAGAAAG cACTCAACAATTTCTTTGAGTCGTCTTTGGAGAAATGTTCACTTGAACACAAAACTTACAACACAAATGGATTTGTTGACGAGGTGAACTCCAGTGATGCTTTGTGCCGATCCACGCACGGCCACTCCCATGTACTACCAACTACGGTTGCCTCCCTTGCATGGATGGTTCTTCTTGGCGATGGAGTACATAATTTATGCGATGGACTTGCGATCGGAGCTGCCTTTTCTAGTTCAATCACTGGGGGGATTAGTACATCCGTGGCCATCTTTTGTCACGAGCTACCACATGAGATTG GTGACTTCGCTGTACTGTTGAAAGCAGGAATGACGGTAAAACAGGCACTCGTATATAGTACTGTGTCCACTGCGCTGGCATTTATCGGCATGGTGATTGGTGTTCTCATTGGAAACATTGGGGACTCTATCACGTGGGTGTATATCTCTGTGGCTGGAATGTTCCTCTACATCGCACTGGTAGACATG TTACCAGAGCTCACCATCGTGGACATAAAGCAAGGAGAAAATCCACTCTTCCACCTCGTCCTGCAGGTCATGGGAATGATCCTAGGGGTCTCCATTTTGCTTCTCATTGCTTTGTATGAAAAGAACCTGATGAACATCATGGAACCAGTATAA